The Flavobacterium commune genome contains a region encoding:
- a CDS encoding aldose epimerase family protein, whose amino-acid sequence MSTSENNSSHLESAVTSFYELTNKNGAQLKVIPFGATLTALKIPLNNGELVDVVLGFDSVEGYEKSFQLNGSPYMGATVGRYAGRINEGKFELNGKNYQLNINNGPNSLHGGIENFSKKNWNVDQVTTGENPSITLSYVSAANEENYPGELSVSLTYTLSEENELILEYKATTTEDTIINLTHHSYFNLDGHQSDVSGQDLVVHAQKVVETREDCIPTGNILEVANTVFDYRTAKKCPKSIDNTFVVENNDEVKATLFSPLTNLKMDVYTDQPGVHIYVGGNCGSDLKGKENATYHALSGICFETQNFPDAPNHANFPSAVLKKDDVYKQKTTYKFESL is encoded by the coding sequence ATGTCTACTTCTGAAAATAATTCATCCCATTTAGAGTCTGCTGTTACTTCTTTTTATGAGTTAACCAATAAAAACGGTGCACAGCTTAAAGTAATTCCTTTTGGAGCTACCCTTACAGCATTGAAAATTCCGTTGAATAACGGTGAACTTGTCGATGTGGTTTTAGGATTTGATAGTGTTGAAGGCTATGAGAAATCATTTCAATTAAATGGTTCTCCTTATATGGGAGCTACTGTGGGGCGTTATGCAGGGAGAATTAACGAAGGAAAATTCGAATTGAATGGTAAAAACTACCAATTGAATATCAATAATGGTCCTAATTCTTTGCATGGAGGAATAGAAAATTTCAGCAAGAAAAACTGGAATGTAGATCAAGTAACAACTGGCGAAAATCCATCGATTACGTTGAGTTATGTTAGCGCTGCTAATGAAGAGAATTACCCGGGAGAACTTTCAGTAAGTCTGACTTATACTTTATCAGAAGAGAATGAATTGATTCTTGAATACAAAGCAACTACTACTGAAGATACTATTATCAATTTAACGCATCACAGTTATTTTAATTTGGATGGACATCAATCTGATGTTTCAGGGCAGGATTTAGTTGTGCATGCGCAAAAAGTAGTTGAAACCAGAGAAGATTGTATTCCAACAGGAAATATTCTGGAAGTTGCCAATACTGTATTCGATTATAGAACGGCAAAAAAATGTCCTAAAAGTATCGACAACACTTTTGTAGTGGAGAATAATGACGAAGTGAAAGCTACGCTTTTTAGTCCGTTGACTAATTTAAAAATGGATGTTTACACTGATCAGCCTGGGGTTCATATCTATGTGGGTGGAAATTGTGGGTCTGACTTAAAAGGGAAAGAAAATGCAACTTATCACGCCTTAAGCGGAATTTGTTTTGAAACCCAAAATTTCCCGGATGCTCCAAATCACGCTAATTTTCCATCTGCCGTTTTGAAGAAAGACGATGTTTACAAACAGAAAACGACTTATAAATTTGAATCACTATAA
- the galK gene encoding galactokinase codes for MNDILINKTTSYFKETFGSEPTKIVLSPGRINIIGEHIDYNDGYVLPAAIDKIICFAFAKNNTNTSKVIALDLNDSFEIDVTAEVKLDDNDWTNYIRGVINQLKINGFQLEGVNCVFSSNIPVGSGLSSSAALECGFLFGMNDLFNLNIKPIDIALLGQKAEHWVGIKCGIMDQFSSVMGLEDKVIKIDCRTLEYTYHDANFSDYSLILFDSNVKHSLMTSAYNERRQQCEEGIAIVKANFPEIKSFRDCTEQTIIDLKDKMSHDVFRRSLFVVKEINRVIQACEALDNGKIELLGELMFATHDGLSKDYEVSCEELDLLVDLAKEETAVIGSRLMGGGFGGCTINLVKKGQEQQIKDKFSKLYNEAFGIELKIYDVKVSNGTSLYTK; via the coding sequence ATGAATGATATTTTAATTAATAAAACAACGAGCTATTTTAAGGAAACTTTTGGTTCTGAGCCAACAAAAATAGTGCTTTCTCCAGGGAGAATCAACATCATCGGGGAGCATATCGATTACAATGATGGTTATGTTTTGCCTGCTGCTATCGATAAGATTATTTGCTTTGCTTTTGCAAAAAACAATACCAATACTTCTAAAGTAATTGCTTTAGACCTGAATGATTCTTTTGAAATTGATGTCACGGCTGAGGTAAAATTAGACGATAATGACTGGACAAACTACATCAGAGGGGTAATCAATCAATTAAAAATTAACGGATTTCAACTGGAAGGTGTAAACTGCGTTTTCAGTAGTAATATTCCTGTTGGTTCGGGATTATCTTCTTCTGCAGCATTAGAATGTGGATTCTTATTTGGAATGAACGATTTATTCAATTTGAATATTAAGCCAATTGATATTGCCTTGTTAGGACAAAAAGCCGAGCACTGGGTGGGAATCAAATGCGGAATTATGGATCAGTTTTCTAGTGTAATGGGACTGGAAGATAAAGTAATCAAGATTGATTGCCGCACTTTAGAGTACACTTATCACGATGCTAATTTCAGTGATTATTCATTGATTTTGTTTGATTCGAATGTGAAACACTCGTTGATGACTTCGGCTTATAACGAAAGAAGACAGCAATGTGAAGAAGGAATTGCGATTGTTAAAGCAAATTTCCCTGAGATAAAAAGTTTTAGAGATTGTACGGAACAAACCATAATTGATTTGAAAGACAAAATGAGTCATGACGTTTTTAGACGTTCTCTTTTTGTGGTAAAAGAAATCAACCGCGTTATTCAGGCTTGTGAAGCATTAGACAATGGTAAAATCGAATTGTTAGGCGAACTGATGTTTGCTACTCACGATGGCTTGTCTAAAGATTACGAAGTAAGCTGCGAAGAGCTGGATTTATTAGTAGATTTGGCTAAAGAAGAAACTGCAGTTATTGGTTCAAGATTAATGGGGGGCGGTTTTGGAGGATGCACCATCAACCTTGTTAAAAAAGGACAGGAACAACAAATTAAAGATAAATTTTCAAAATTATATAACGAAGCTTTCGGAATCGAATTGAAAATTTATGACGTTAAAGTAAGTAACGGAACATCACTATACACTAAATAA
- a CDS encoding sugar-binding domain-containing protein, with protein sequence MMKNIQIIASLFLFSLLTLNCVSAQKKMKADFERKQLFDFDWKFALGDSPENSSENLDDKNWRKLDLPHDWSIEGKSEKNNPSEGDGGFFPAGTGWYRKSFSVPAHWKNQKVAIYFEGVYMNAEVFVNGKSVGMQPYGYTSFEYDLTPYLKFGQQNTIAVKVDNSKQKNSRWYSGSGIYRHVWLKVRNPIYIKTWGVSITTPKVTNEKATVQIKTKVKNETETLQIMAVSTTLSIKKVNGYNTVSMNTDNTVGVDLKAGEEKEIIQNIEVEKPILWSPETPDLYRAEVKIMKGHIKISDEPIDVVRKNFGIRTIEFTPENGFLLNGKKIELNGGCVHHDNGALGAAAYDRAEVRKVELLKAAGFNALRTSHNPPSEAFLDACDRLGMLVFDEAFDGWKEKKTTYDYASIFDKWWKHDVESMVLRDRNHPSIIMWSIGNEIIERKEPAAVETAKMLVNAVRNIDVTRPVTSAMTTWDKSWEIFDPLMAVHDVAGYNYQLHHAESDHARVPSRIIVQTESYPKDAFSNWNLVQKHNYIIGDFVWTAMDYLGESGIGRYVYPGEPAGEHWEGNLYPWHGAYCGDVDLTGWRKPISHYRSMLYNSNEKLYMAVREPNPESGAIKLTSWAVWPTWESWTWPGQEGKNLEVEVYSKYPKVRLYLNDKVIGEKETGLSQEFKATFAILYASGELKAVGIENNKEVESVLLKTAQKATKIKLTADRNEIAADGQDLAYVTVEVTDDKGVLNPNAANQLAFNVSGAGVIVGVDNANLKDTDLYVGNTRKAWRGRSMVIIKSTKESGAINLEVTSPGLETAVVKLKTIKGK encoded by the coding sequence CAGAAAAAAATAATCCAAGTGAAGGCGATGGCGGATTTTTTCCAGCAGGAACGGGATGGTATAGAAAATCATTTTCAGTGCCTGCTCATTGGAAAAATCAAAAGGTTGCTATTTATTTTGAAGGCGTTTATATGAATGCTGAAGTTTTTGTTAATGGAAAATCAGTAGGAATGCAACCTTATGGCTATACTTCTTTCGAATATGATTTAACCCCTTATTTAAAATTTGGACAACAGAATACCATTGCTGTGAAAGTGGATAATTCGAAACAAAAAAACAGCAGATGGTATAGTGGTTCCGGTATTTATCGTCATGTTTGGTTAAAGGTTCGAAATCCAATTTATATAAAAACATGGGGAGTATCAATAACAACGCCTAAAGTAACTAATGAAAAAGCTACAGTTCAAATTAAAACTAAAGTAAAAAATGAAACGGAAACTTTACAAATAATGGCTGTTTCAACAACGCTTTCTATTAAAAAAGTGAATGGTTATAATACTGTTTCGATGAACACCGATAATACTGTTGGGGTTGATTTAAAAGCTGGTGAAGAAAAAGAAATTATACAAAACATAGAAGTTGAAAAACCAATATTGTGGTCACCGGAAACACCGGATCTTTATCGTGCCGAAGTGAAAATCATGAAGGGACATATTAAAATTAGCGATGAACCAATTGATGTTGTTAGAAAAAATTTCGGAATTAGAACTATTGAGTTTACTCCAGAAAATGGATTTTTATTAAACGGAAAAAAGATAGAATTAAACGGAGGTTGCGTGCATCATGATAACGGGGCTTTGGGAGCTGCAGCTTATGATCGTGCCGAAGTAAGAAAAGTGGAATTGTTAAAAGCTGCAGGATTCAATGCGTTAAGAACGTCGCATAATCCTCCTTCGGAAGCTTTTTTAGATGCTTGTGATCGATTAGGAATGTTGGTATTCGATGAGGCTTTTGATGGCTGGAAAGAGAAAAAAACAACTTATGATTATGCCAGTATTTTTGACAAATGGTGGAAGCACGATGTAGAATCTATGGTGTTGCGTGATAGAAATCATCCGTCTATTATTATGTGGAGTATTGGTAATGAAATTATCGAAAGGAAAGAACCGGCAGCGGTTGAAACGGCAAAGATGCTGGTTAATGCTGTGCGAAATATAGATGTGACACGTCCGGTAACATCAGCAATGACTACCTGGGATAAGTCATGGGAAATTTTCGATCCTTTAATGGCGGTACATGACGTGGCTGGTTATAATTATCAGTTGCATCACGCTGAATCCGATCATGCCAGAGTGCCTTCGCGCATTATTGTACAAACGGAGTCTTATCCTAAAGATGCTTTTTCGAATTGGAATCTGGTTCAAAAACACAATTATATCATTGGTGATTTTGTGTGGACAGCCATGGATTATTTAGGAGAATCGGGCATTGGTCGTTATGTATATCCGGGTGAACCGGCTGGCGAACATTGGGAAGGAAATTTATATCCCTGGCATGGCGCTTATTGTGGCGATGTGGATTTAACAGGATGGAGAAAGCCAATTTCTCATTATCGAAGCATGCTCTATAATTCAAATGAGAAATTGTACATGGCAGTACGCGAACCTAATCCGGAAAGTGGAGCAATTAAGTTGACTTCATGGGCAGTTTGGCCTACATGGGAAAGTTGGACCTGGCCGGGTCAGGAAGGAAAAAATCTTGAAGTTGAAGTCTATTCGAAATATCCTAAAGTAAGGCTCTATCTGAATGATAAAGTTATTGGTGAAAAAGAAACAGGTTTAAGTCAGGAGTTTAAAGCAACTTTCGCAATTCTGTATGCCAGTGGCGAATTAAAAGCGGTAGGCATAGAAAATAATAAGGAAGTAGAATCGGTTTTGTTGAAAACAGCGCAAAAAGCAACAAAAATAAAATTGACAGCCGATCGAAATGAAATAGCCGCTGATGGACAGGATTTGGCCTATGTTACAGTCGAAGTTACAGATGATAAAGGAGTTTTGAATCCAAATGCAGCAAACCAACTTGCATTTAATGTTTCAGGAGCTGGAGTTATAGTGGGTGTTGATAATGCTAATTTAAAAGACACCGATTTGTATGTTGGCAATACTCGTAAAGCCTGGCGTGGACGTTCTATGGTAATTATTAAAAGTACCAAAGAATCAGGAGCTATTAATCTTGAAGTTACTTCGCCAGGTTTAGAAACCGCAGTTGTAAAATTGAAAACTATTAAAGGTAAATAA